The proteins below are encoded in one region of Ostrea edulis chromosome 3, xbOstEdul1.1, whole genome shotgun sequence:
- the LOC125674363 gene encoding uncharacterized protein LOC125674363: MEFWNVLYLYIAVHSIRIGVIDSRFCNESRNTLNVVQSCPTSEAEVNERAKEKNCESLAKSQNCSTPSKFKYHCVIDAKEIHLVEVCAPVYFMLGYCAEYNVEGARIQDHYKRKCTEYSPPCPNRYISTDAYQVTGCYELVQGRGNSTPSTSLSAEITTLPTIDTASKNDVFMHYNLWIVSVAVLVVIILIISALYYFQRRKGKLLIVFNICSKHKPNLRL; the protein is encoded by the exons ATGGAGTTTTGGAATGTTCTATACCTGTATATTGCTGTACATTCCATCCGTATTG GAGTTATTGACTCAAGATTTTGTAATGAATCACGCAACACATTGAATGTGGTTCAGTCATGTCCAACCTCGGAGGCTGAGGTCAACGAAAGGGCTAAGGAAAAAAATTGTGAGAGTTTGGCTAAGTCTCAGAATTGCTCAACTCCATCCAAATTCAAGTATCATTGTGTCATAGATGCCAAGGAGATACATTTAGTGGAAGTGTGTGCACCTGTATACTTCATGCTTG GGTATTGTGCAGAATACAATGTGGAGGGTGCACGGATTCAAGACCACTATAAGAGGAAATGTACAGAATATTCTCCACCTTGTCCAAACCGATACATTTCTACAGATGCATATCAAG TCACTGGTTGTTATGAACTCGTACAAGGGCGTGGGAATTCGACTCCATCAACGTCCCTTTCAGCCGAAATCACCACATTGCCTACGATTGATACAGCGTCAAAGAACGATGTCTTTATGCATTACAa TTTGTGGATTGTGTCTGTGGCTGTTCTTGTGGTTATAATCCTGATAATTTCAGCTCTATATTATTTTCAGAGAAGAAAAGGCAAgttattaattgtttttaatatttgttcAAAACATAAACCAAATTTAAGATTGTGA